From the genome of Pelobates fuscus isolate aPelFus1 chromosome 6, aPelFus1.pri, whole genome shotgun sequence, one region includes:
- the LOC134614618 gene encoding all-trans-retinol dehydrogenase [NAD(+)] ADH4-like, which translates to MSTVGKVIKCKAAVAWEAGKPFSVEEVEVAPPRDHEVRIKIVATGVCRTDAHAVSTHFKEGLFPVILGHEGAGIVESVGPGVTKVKPGDKVIPLYIPQCGECKFCLNPKTNLCQKISKIKTAISDQDLMADNTSRFTCKGKQIYHFMGTSTFSEYTVCAETSVAKIDDAAPLDKVCLIGCGFSTGYGAAINTAKVEAGSTCAVFGLGGVGLSAVMGCKAAGATRIIGIDINNDKFPKALELGATECINSKDYDKPIQQVISELTGGGVDFSIECIGIIEVMKAALECTTVGWGTCAIVGVSLAEEGVPVAPFQLIMGRTLKATFFGGWKSVDSVPKLVSDYLSKKFDLDALVTFTLPFDKINEAFDLMREGKSIRTVLVF; encoded by the exons ATGAGCACAGTCGGGAAA GTTATCAAATGCAAGGCTGCAGTGGCTTGGGAAGCAGGCAAGCCTTTCTCAGTGGAGGAAGTGGAAGTTGCACCACCACGAGACCATGAAGTCCGCATCAAG ATTGTTGCCACAGGAGTTTGCCGTACTGACGCCCATGCTGTAAGCACCCATTTTAAAGAGGGTCTTTTTCCAGTGATCCTCGGCCATGAGGGAGCTGGTATTGTGGAAAGTGTTGGACCAGGTGTCACCAAAGTAAAGCCAG GTGACAAAGTAATTCCTCTCTATATCCCCCAATGTGGTGAATGTAAGTTCTGTTTGAATCCCAAAACCAACCTTTGCCAAAAAATCAG CAAAATTAAGACTGCCATTTCTGATCAAGACCTAATGGCTGACAATACAAGCAGGTTTACCTGCAAGGGAAAGCAAATATACCACTTCATGGGCACCAGTACCTTCTCTGAATACACCGTCTGTGCTGAAACATCTGTTGCCAAAATTGATGATGCAGCTCCACTTGATAAAGTTTGTCTGATTGGCTGTGGATTCTCTACTGGGTATGGTGCAGCTATTAACACTGCCAAG GTAGAGGCAGGTTCAACCTGTGCTGTGTTTGGTTTGGGAGGAGTTGGGCTCTCGGCTGTCATGGGCTGTAAAGCAGCAGGAGCCACTCGGATCATCGGCATTGACATTAACAATGATAAGTTCCCTAAAGCCCTAGAGCTAGGAGCCACCGAATGCATCAACTCAAAAGATTACGATAAGCCCATCCAACAGGTCATAAGTGAATTGACTGGTGGTGGTGTGGATTTCTCCATTGAGTGTATTGGAATTATCGAAGTCATG AAAGCTGCCCTTGAGTGCACCACAGTGGGCTGGGGTACGTGTGCAATTGTAGGAGTCTCATTAGCCGAAGAAGGAGTCCCTGTTGCTCCATTCCAGTTGATAATGGGTCGGACCTTGAAAGCTACCTTCTTTGGAG GTTGGAAGAGTGTGGATAGTGTCCCAAAGCTCGTTTCTGACTATTTGTCAAAGAAATTTGATCTGGATGCATTGGTTACATTTACACTACCATTTGACAAAATTAATGAAGCTTTTGATCTAATGCGTGAGGGCAAGAG TATTCGAACTGTGTTGGTGTTTTAA